From Lysinibacillus sp. SGAir0095, the proteins below share one genomic window:
- a CDS encoding Lmo0850 family protein: MTKEVDLKKIVSNLSKLGVTATVTKSRLELLKVLTPPTQTPQV, translated from the coding sequence ATGACGAAGGAAGTAGACTTAAAGAAAATCGTTTCGAATTTATCTAAATTAGGTGTTACTGCAACAGTTACAAAATCCCGTCTTGAATTACTAAAAGTTTTAACACCACCAACTCAAACTCCACAAGTAT